In Vicinamibacteria bacterium, the genomic window TGGAGGAACGGCACCGGTGGCGGATTTTATCTGACTGGCGAATATCTGGAACTGGAGCCTTACAAAAGGATCGTTCATGTGGAGCGGATGCACTTGCCCAACGTGACGCCGGACAACCGCGTGGAAACGAGGTTCGATCCCGATGGCACAGGAACGTTGATGACAATGCGCATGACCCTGCCCGATGGCGAAACGCGAGCTGCCATGCTCGCAACCGGCATGGAGCACGGCATGGAAGCGAGCTACGTCCGGCTAGAAGGCGTGATCTAGGCCGGCCAATGCTCGACGGCTTCGCGCCAGGGTGGGGCGTCTCGCCGGCAGCCCACTCCATCCGACAAGGCCCGGTGTGAAGATGGTCGTGACCTTCGACGGGATAGACGGCGAGGTTAGGCGCAGCGGGCCACGATGGGTCGGGAAAACGGGCTCGCCACACTCATCGAGTGCGATCGGGCACGATCACAACAAACGAAACAGGGAGAAATCGCGATGAGCAGAGTGACGCCGTTTTTGATGTTCAACAACCAACTCGAAGCTGCCATCGAGTTCTATACCGCCACGTTCCCGGACTCGGAGATCAAGAGCGTCGCCCGGGCCGGCAAGGACGGCCCTGTGACCTCGGCTGAATTCGTAGTCGGGGGACAGCGTTTCATGGGCTACAACGGTGGTCCACACTTCGGCTTCTCCGAAGGCATCTCGCTCTTCGTCGCTTGCCAGGATCAGAGGGAGGTTGACGATTACTGGGAGAAACTCGTCACGGCCGGCGCCACTCCGAACCAGTGCGGCTGGATCACCGACCAATTCGGCCTTTCATGGCAGATCATTCCGAAGCGGTTCATGGAACTCATGGGCGACAAGAACCCCAAGAAGGTGCAAGCTGTGATGGGCGCGATGATGAAGATGGTTAAGCTGGACGTGGCGGCTCTGGAGAGAGCGTACTCAGAGGCGTGATCCGAGCAGCGAAACGTACCCAGCTTCGTGGCTTTGCCCCTTAGCGTGCTCAACTATAGGCAGCAGCAGATCTTCTCCGCTCGCGGCTTGCCGCCTTCGGTGAAGTCGGAGAAGGACGCGATCGCGCTCGTTCAGGGCAGTGCAGGAGCCATAACCTACATTGAGGGGGAGACGCTCCTGCCCATGGGAACGAAGTTGCTCCCCATCGCAAAATAGCTCACGCCAGCCCTGGCCACCTAACCCTTCCTAGGATCCGGACACCGCGAGAACGTGGTGGAGTGACTATGGCTTCTCGATGAGAACGGTCAAGCTGTTGTCACCGATGGCGAACGCCTGTCGAACGACGCCCCGGACGCTCACGCGGGCCCCGCGGCGGGGCACAGCTCCGGAAGTCACCACGGGAATCTTTCCACTGTCGTCGCGGATCAGGTAATACTTTAGGACAAGCACGTTGACGGACTCCTCAACCTCACCCGAGATGAGTACAGTCGTCCCTTCGTACTTCGCGGGAGTGTCCAGGATGCTCCGGATCGGTGTAGGGAAGAAGGGGCCGCAGGAGACGGCGAGGAGAAGACCAGGGGCGAGTACGCCGATGTGTCGCCGCATCGGAGACCGATGGTACCACGACCAGGGTGCGGCGCATCGCCCGTGAATAACGGGGCTCACCCGAGGGAACTCGCTCAATGGCCGAGCTCTCTCATGGGCCCAGCGTACTCGAATGCTCGCCCGCTGGCAGATGTCCAAAAAACCGGCCCGGCACGTCCCCCCAGCGCGGGGGCCTTTATCTACCGGCCGAAAAGGGAGACGATCGCGCGGCGGCCCCCTGCGCGCAATGAGCGGTACACGAACTCGACCCGGCGCACGACGCGTCGGTCACCCGGGAGTTCGAAGGAGCGTCCTTCACCCTCGTCGAAAACGAACCGTGTGCCGGGGCGGTACGTGTCGCCATCGCCGAGGACCACCTTGATCTCGTACATCTCGATGGCACCGCCGCGGACCACGAACCGCAGCTCGCGAAACGTGCCTTGGACCCGGCCTACCTGAACGACGTCATGATCGACCTGGAAGTCGACCTCGCGTCGCCCCAGCAACTCCCAATCGCGCCCCGCCCTCGGTCCGCTGGCGCAGGCCGTGAGCAAGCCCGTCAATAGCAAGCAGACCGCACGCCTTGCCGTGTTCATGAGACCTCCATGTCGTGGAAGCCGGCTCCGGGCTCCATGATACGTCGAGCCAGCGGTTTTGCGCTCGGGGCAACGACGCTTCCCGCCGGCCTGCCAAGGCGGGAGGAGGGGGCAGCCGAAACCAGGCTCAGGGGCCCCTCGGGAGACCCTCCCTGGGGTAGCAGCCCTCCTTGGCCCGATCCTCAACTGGCTATCTCGCTCAAGGCCCGGAAAGGCATTTGTTTCTGTGGGTTGTGGGGTGGCTACCGTTTGTCCCGCCGTGACCGGGCGCACATCGCTTCCGGAGGAATAGGCTAGCATCGCATGTCCGCCGCTCTGCGGAGGAAGCCCTCCGGGCAGGACAGCCGCCGCCAGGATCTCCGAGCACGACACGTCATTGAAGCGTCGGCTGCCTGTTGAAGGAGGCTCAACACAAGGAGGCTGCACCATGAGACGCATGCTCGCCACGCTTGTCTTCCTGATTGTCGCCGGCTCCGTATCCTCGTCGTGGGCTCAGGATCGGAGCATCGGTCTAGGGGTTGGGTACGTGAAGCCCTCCAATGTGGACGGCACGATCTGGTTCACCGCCAACGCTCACTTCAAGCTAGCAGAGAGGGTTGTCCTCGAGCCCGAGCTGGGTTACTGGACGAAAACGATGGCCTTCCCCCCGATCCTGGACGTCTCCATCTCGGACTTTAACCTGGGGGCCAACGTGCTCTACCGCCCGCCCTCGCACAATGCCTCCGTCCGGTTCTCCGTTGGTGCGGGTCTCGGCCTCCATTTCCTGTCCGGCAAGGCAGGAGTGCTCGGGTTCACTGCGTCCGACAGCGCGACCAAGCTCGGAGTCCACCTCCTGGCGGGCGCGACCTTCGGACGCTCACCGAGCCTCCACTACTTCGCCAACGCCCGGTACGACATCGTGAGTGACCTCAGCCAACTCAAGGTTTACGGAGGAGTCCGCTTCAAGCTCTGAGAGTCACCGGCTCACGGAAGCGTGGTGAAGCCGGAGCCTGGCCCCCAGACTGTGCGGCGCGCGGGATGTCTCAGTGACGGTAGACCCGTACGTAGTCGACGAGCATCTGCTGGGGGAACACAGTGGTGGCGTCCGGGGGGCCTGGCCAACCGCCCCCCACGGCTACGTTCAGGATAATGAAGAAGGGGTGGTCAAAGACCCAGTGTGTCCCGGCCGGGAGGTCCGCCGGCGTTCTCGTCTCGTAGAGGGTGCCGTCGACGTACCACCGAATCGCCGCCGGCTCCCATTCCACGGCGAAGACATGGAAATCGTCGGCGAAGCGCTGCCCCCCGGCGAGAGAGTCCGGTGCGCCTAGGCCGCCGGCACCGGAGTAGCCAGGCCCGTGGAACGTCCCATGTACGGTAGACGGCTCGCGGCCAATGTTCTCCATGATATCGATCTCGCCGCAGGCGGGCCAACCCACGCTATCGATATTGGCGCCTAGCATCCAGAAGGCGGGCCAGAGGCCCTGGCCGTACGGGATCTTGATGCGCGCCTCGAACCGCCCGTAGGCCTGTGCGAACAGCCCCTTGGTCTTCAGGCGGGCCGAAGTATAGTCCCGCGCGATCCCGTCCGGCCCTTTGTAGGGCTCGCTCAATGCCTCGATGACGAGCGCCCCGTTGCCGTCGAGAAACGCGTTCCGGCTCCGGTCCGTGTACGATTCGAGCTCCTGATTCCCCCAGCCGCCTCCTCCGATATCGAAGTTCCATTTCGTCAGGTCGACCGTGGCGCCGGCCGGCCCCTCGAACTCATCGCTCCAGACCAAGGTCCAGGCCGCCGGAGTAGGAGTGGAGGAGGGAGGTGTCGCCGGCGGCGACGCTGCCATGTCGGACGAGCCGCAGGCGGTCGTAGCCGATAAAACAAGGACGGCGAGCACGCTCTGGCGGACAACGTGCATTCAGCGCCAGCCTAACCGAGTTGCGGGAACCGGGGCAAGCGGTGATCCAATTTGGTAGTGGGTCCTGACCACTACGCCCGGGATGCTGTCCCTGGGCCGCGCTCGGGAGCGCCCGAACTCTTAGTCCTGGAGCGTCGACCCAGCCTCGGCAATCTGCCAATCCGAGCCCGTCGAGGCTCTCACAGCGGCCTCGATGCGCGAGCGGTCCGCCCACGCCGGAGCGAGGAACTCGAGGCCACACCCGGACGGCAGCCCTGGGGCCTGGCGTCCCGAATTGTCCCAGCAGACCACCGCCTCTACCGCTATCGGCCCCGCCTTGCCCGGGAGCGCAAAGGAGAGCAGCACGTTCTCACCCACTCTTGGCACTGGGTTGACGGCAACGTAAGCGCCTCCCAGGCTGAGATTGCAGAGCGCACCCGCGGCAGCTGAGCCTCCCCCCTCGAGGCGACAACCCGCCTGCAGGGGCACACGCCACATCGCCGAGTAGGGCTGGTGGGTCATGACACACTCATCCTGTATAGGATCCGGCCTGCGCGGTCAGCGAACTGTGCGCGGCCTCACAGGTCGTCGTTCCTGGTTTTCGTTATAAGAGGACTGACCCCGTGCGTTGCCGTCATTTATTGGATATTCGCTTCCCGCCCTCGCCCTTTTTCTCGGCTCGTAGAAGTCCAGCACCGCTCCAGGTAAGCCGGTAAGTCCGGCATTCCTGGCCGCAACGCCCCCCCTGATGTCCGTGAGTCATTACTCGGAGTCGGCGCCCTGAATGTGCCGTTCACGCTTCCCGCGGCATCCGCCAAACGTCGGCGGGGGTCTCGACGCTCCACGTACCTTACTTCCGGCCCTCCTGGCCGTAGCGCCCGTCATGTGGGCGAGTCGGGATGCCACGGTACCACGAACCGACGCCGAAGCAGGTCCGATAGCCTTGGGCAGCCTCTGCTGGTCGCAACCGGCTGCCGGAGGTCGCGTTCGGCCGAGCGCTCCAATGAGGCGGGAAGTCATTGAGCCAGCGCCTCTTTCTAGGAACGCCTCAGTGTTCGCGATCTTCACGAGACAGGTTGGATGCGATCCTGAACTACCCTGGCGAGTCCAAACCCGACCCGGACGCCTTCCCGAGCTCCCTTACAATAGGGAAGTGGTCTGGCCTCGCATATTGAGCGACTCGAGACCGGAGACGCCCTACTCCAAGGAGTTCCCCCCTCCTGACTCCTGAACCAGGACCGCACTCCCACGGCTCTTCATATGTCGGCCCACCGTGCTGACTCCGAACGCGGGGGGATCGATCTGGCGGCTGACGCGGGGGCCGGTCGTTGCCTTGGTGATGGTCCTAGTTCCCGCTGCTTCAGGAAGGACCGCGAGCAGCGGGATCGCCAAGGACAAGATCGCCGGCGGCGAACACTGGCGCGTTCGGACATCACGCGGGCCGGTCCATGTCTGGTGCCCCGCGTTCTACGATCGCGGCACGGCGGGGACCGTCGTTTATGTTCACGGCTACGCCGTCGATGCTGACGAGGCCTGGGAGCGGCACGAGCTCGCGCGGCAGTTTCAGGCGAGCCGGCGCAACGCCGTCTTCCTCGTCCCCGAGGCCCCGGCCTCTTCTGAGGACACCGTCCGTTTCCCGAGCCTGAACGAGCTATTGAGCGCCGCGGGTGCGGGCATCCACCGGACCTTGCCGCAAGGACCGGTGGTGGTCGTGGGGCACAGCGG contains:
- a CDS encoding outer membrane beta-barrel protein, which translates into the protein MRRMLATLVFLIVAGSVSSSWAQDRSIGLGVGYVKPSNVDGTIWFTANAHFKLAERVVLEPELGYWTKTMAFPPILDVSISDFNLGANVLYRPPSHNASVRFSVGAGLGLHFLSGKAGVLGFTASDSATKLGVHLLAGATFGRSPSLHYFANARYDIVSDLSQLKVYGGVRFKL
- a CDS encoding PilZ domain-containing protein, producing MTHQPYSAMWRVPLQAGCRLEGGGSAAAGALCNLSLGGAYVAVNPVPRVGENVLLSFALPGKAGPIAVEAVVCWDNSGRQAPGLPSGCGLEFLAPAWADRSRIEAAVRASTGSDWQIAEAGSTLQD
- a CDS encoding SRPBCC domain-containing protein, whose protein sequence is MSKMTLKTEGDRHVVVTRRFAAPPEAVYRAHTETRLIQKWLLGPEGWTMPVCINEARPGGKIRYEWRNGTGGGFYLTGEYLELEPYKRIVHVERMHLPNVTPDNRVETRFDPDGTGTLMTMRMTLPDGETRAAMLATGMEHGMEASYVRLEGVI
- a CDS encoding VOC family protein; the encoded protein is MSRVTPFLMFNNQLEAAIEFYTATFPDSEIKSVARAGKDGPVTSAEFVVGGQRFMGYNGGPHFGFSEGISLFVACQDQREVDDYWEKLVTAGATPNQCGWITDQFGLSWQIIPKRFMELMGDKNPKKVQAVMGAMMKMVKLDVAALERAYSEA